The following coding sequences lie in one Lolium perenne isolate Kyuss_39 chromosome 2, Kyuss_2.0, whole genome shotgun sequence genomic window:
- the LOC127332793 gene encoding probable WRKY transcription factor 3, translated as MATGPWPGIGIGDAGGLWAPPPAQLDALFSDDHPPPAAAALGFFGGSLAQLPSPPPLLGYPPQDNFDVFHEQDLARLAAQVAQKAELQQQLSEHGILGRADGSSFPLATPKLASQHVSSSVIVPTLPSHADSINTGSAGVLQALQGSSITLDRPADDGYNWRKYGQKAVKGGKYPRSYYKCTLNCPVRKNVEHSLDGRIIKIVYRGQHCHERPSKRFKVCGSLLNELDCFNDTEDASSRSQFDCQGYYGKPITSIGTMGDPSLPTKEEGDEQFSGSGDNREEGDDEIGAVDGIVGDANANERNAPGQKIIVSTTSDVDLLDDGYRWRKYGQKVVRGNPHPRSYYKCTFQGCDVKKHIERSSQEPHAVITTYEGKHIHDVPASRNRVQAASQPYCTEETYTDQTPANFCSSSEKRNYGTITLNHLAF; from the exons ATGGCGACCGGCCCGTGGCCAGGCATCGGCATCGGCGACGCCGGCGGCCTCTGGGCCCCGCCCCCCGCCCAGCTCGACGCCCTCTTCTCGGACGACCACCCGCCGCCGGCCGCAGCGGCGCTGGGCTTCTTCGGGGGCTCCCTCGCGCAGCTCCCGTCCCCTCCGCCGCTCCTCGGGTACCCGCCGCAG GACAACTTTGATGTGTTCCATGAACAAGACCTTGCACGGCTAGCAGCACAAGTTGCTCAAAAGGCAGAGTTGCAGCAGCAACTTTCTGAGCACGGCATACTCGGTCGAGCGGATGGATCTTCTTTCCCGTTGGCAACTCCAAAGCTGGCATCTCAGCATGTCAGTTCTTCCGTAATCGTGCCGACTCTGCCGTCACATGCAGATAGTATCAACACTGGATCGGCTGGAGTTTTACAAGCTCTCCAAGGTTCATCCATCACTCTGGATAGGCCTGCTGATGACGGATACAATTGGCGCAAGTATGGACAGAAGGCAGTCAAGGGTGGTAAGTACCCGAGGAGCTACTACAAATGCACCCTCAACTGTCCGGTCAGGAAAAATGTGGAGCACTCTTTAGATGGCCGGATTATTAAAATTGTTTACAGAGGTCAGCACTGTCATGAACGTCCCTCGAAGAGGTTCAAAGTTTGTGGCAGTTTACTGAACGAGTTAGATTGTTTCAATGACACTGAGGATGCTTCAAGTAGATCACAATTTGACTGTCAAGGCTATTATGGAAAACCTATAACATCCATTGGCACCATGGGAGATCCTTCATTGCCAACAAAAGAAGAGGGAGATGAGCAATTCTCTGGTTCTGGTGATAACCGGGAAGAAGGTGATGATGAAATAGGAGCTGTTGATGGAATTGTTGGTGATGCCAATGCAAATGAAAG GAATGCACCAGGTCAAAAGATCATCGTGAGTACGACGAGTGATGTCGATCTGTTGGACGACGGCTACAGGTGGCGCAAGTATGGACAAAAGGTTGTGCGGGGAAATCCTCACCCAAG GAGCTATTACAAGTGTACATTCCAAGGCTGTGATGTAAAGAAACACATTGAGAGATCTTCCCAGGAACCGCATGCTGTGATAACTACATATGAAGGGAAGCATATCCATGATGTGCCTGCGTCGAGGAACAGAGTCCAAGCTGCAAGTCAACCATACTGCACAGAGGAGACTTATACAGACCAAACACCTGCTAACTTCTGCAGTAGCTCTGAAAAAAGAAACTATGGAACGATCACTCTAAACCATCTTGCTTTCTAG